One window of the Marinilactibacillus sp. Marseille-P9653 genome contains the following:
- a CDS encoding ABC transporter ATP-binding protein has translation MVAEVEKKKSIVEITGFKQYFNAGKKSEVRAVNDVSFNIYEGETFGLVGESGSGKSTTGRALIKLGEFTGGQILYKGQDISKIRGRKKLLDFRKSMQMIFQDPYASLNPRITVKDIIGGALKVHGIYKNGKERTERVYELLEAVGLSKEFANRYPKEFSGGQCQRIGIARALAVEPDFIIADEAISALDVSIQAQVINLLKELKKENNLTYLFIAHDLSMVKYISDRIGVMNSGRMLEVAEADELYMAPLHPYTESLLSAIPTPDPENERNRVRTEYDPKYHQYDDLTKVGLHEIAPDHYIYCHENEIEVYRKKRERLLREGQKYA, from the coding sequence TTGGTAGCAGAGGTTGAAAAAAAGAAATCAATCGTTGAAATTACAGGTTTCAAACAGTATTTCAATGCGGGAAAGAAAAGTGAAGTCAGAGCAGTCAACGATGTCAGCTTCAATATCTATGAAGGGGAAACGTTTGGCCTAGTTGGGGAATCAGGTAGTGGAAAGTCGACGACTGGTAGAGCGCTTATCAAATTAGGAGAGTTCACTGGTGGACAGATTCTATATAAAGGCCAAGATATTTCTAAAATTCGTGGACGTAAAAAGTTGCTTGATTTCAGAAAATCGATGCAAATGATTTTTCAAGATCCCTATGCTTCATTGAACCCAAGAATCACAGTGAAGGATATTATCGGAGGGGCTTTGAAGGTCCATGGGATTTACAAAAATGGTAAAGAGCGTACGGAAAGGGTTTATGAGTTACTAGAAGCAGTGGGATTAAGCAAAGAGTTCGCGAACCGTTACCCTAAGGAATTTTCTGGAGGCCAATGTCAGCGTATAGGGATTGCGCGTGCACTAGCTGTAGAACCGGATTTTATTATTGCTGATGAGGCCATTTCAGCTCTGGATGTATCGATTCAAGCTCAGGTAATCAATTTGTTGAAAGAATTGAAAAAAGAAAACAATTTGACGTATCTGTTTATTGCGCATGACTTGTCGATGGTTAAATATATCAGCGACCGTATTGGTGTCATGAATAGTGGACGAATGCTTGAAGTGGCAGAAGCAGACGAGTTGTACATGGCTCCGCTACATCCCTATACGGAGTCTTTACTCTCCGCTATACCAACGCCAGATCCAGAAAATGAGCGAAATCGTGTTAGAACGGAGTATGATCCGAAATACCATCAATACGATGATTTAACAAAAGTGGGCTTACATGAGATTGCTCCAGATCACTACATTTATTGCCACGAAAATGAAATAGAGGTCTACAGAAAAAAACGAGAAAGACTGTTACGTGAAGGTCAAAAATATGCTTAG
- a CDS encoding M20/M25/M40 family metallo-hydrolase: MNALEEKLQSVIDSRMDEFFDYLRLDSVSTQDRKIPETVAYVKDMLEKTGGKVQVLDDLGGNPVVYGYFPAGKNGNSKKTLLFYNHYDVQPEDPIDEWDSAPFEPRVKDGILYCRGVADNKANLMVRLNAIQALLDTEEGLSCNIKFLIEGEEENGSPSLGAYLEKYADLFKSDACIWEFGGKDEEENYVIEAGIKGMAYFDLFVESADVDIHSSIGAVVDNAAWRLTQALASLRSADNQVLVEGFYEDIIPPTDFEKEVVARKPFDEEKMQKVYGLKHPLITKDLEWTPNEALAFYPTMTICGMISGYTGPGSKTVLPRAASAKLDCRIVPGQDPEKIHELIRKHLDKHGFEDVQLDLIKAQKAFRSDLTNDFVDVVADSAKKAYGEGTEIVLSPNNAGTGPMYNFDKYLQLPVLSSGCGWANSRAHAPNESVRLKDFFEGTAHMAYLLQDFGK; this comes from the coding sequence ATGAATGCACTAGAAGAAAAATTGCAGAGTGTAATCGATAGTAGAATGGATGAATTTTTCGATTATTTAAGACTAGATTCTGTTTCCACACAAGACAGAAAAATACCTGAAACAGTCGCTTACGTTAAAGATATGCTTGAAAAGACAGGAGGAAAAGTCCAAGTACTGGATGATTTAGGCGGAAATCCTGTTGTATACGGTTATTTTCCAGCTGGGAAAAATGGGAATAGTAAAAAGACACTGTTGTTTTACAATCATTACGATGTTCAACCAGAAGATCCAATCGATGAATGGGATAGTGCGCCATTTGAACCTAGAGTAAAAGACGGTATTCTTTATTGCCGAGGCGTAGCGGACAATAAAGCGAATCTGATGGTTCGCTTGAATGCCATTCAAGCATTGCTGGATACGGAGGAAGGTTTATCTTGTAATATTAAGTTCCTTATTGAAGGTGAAGAAGAAAATGGGAGTCCGTCCCTTGGAGCCTACTTAGAAAAATATGCAGATTTATTTAAAAGTGATGCATGTATCTGGGAATTCGGTGGAAAAGATGAAGAAGAAAACTATGTGATTGAAGCAGGAATCAAAGGAATGGCTTATTTTGATTTGTTTGTGGAAAGTGCAGATGTAGATATTCACTCTTCTATCGGTGCAGTCGTGGATAATGCTGCTTGGAGACTGACGCAAGCGCTAGCTAGCTTAAGATCTGCAGATAACCAAGTACTCGTTGAAGGATTTTACGAGGATATCATTCCCCCAACAGACTTTGAAAAAGAAGTGGTCGCACGAAAACCATTTGATGAAGAAAAAATGCAGAAAGTTTATGGCTTGAAACATCCACTGATCACTAAAGACTTAGAATGGACACCAAATGAAGCCTTAGCTTTCTATCCTACGATGACGATTTGCGGAATGATCTCAGGTTACACTGGACCAGGATCAAAAACGGTCTTACCGAGAGCGGCGTCTGCAAAATTAGATTGCCGAATCGTACCAGGACAGGATCCGGAAAAAATCCACGAATTGATTCGGAAGCATCTAGATAAACACGGGTTTGAAGATGTACAACTAGACTTGATCAAAGCTCAAAAAGCTTTTCGTTCAGACCTAACAAATGATTTTGTGGATGTGGTTGCTGACTCCGCTAAGAAAGCTTACGGAGAAGGGACAGAAATTGTTTTGTCTCCTAATAATGCGGGAACAGGCCCCATGTACAATTTCGACAAGTATCTACAGCTTCCAGTATTAAGTAGCGGATGTGGTTGGGCGAATTCTAGAGCGCATGCACCTAATGAATCTGTAAGACTCAAAGACTTTTTTGAGGGAACAGCACATATGGCATACCTTCTTCAAGACTTTGGAAAATAA
- a CDS encoding ABC transporter ATP-binding protein → MDNTNVLEVKNLAISFKTFEGKVQAVRGVDFELKKGETLAIVGESGSGKSVSTKAINRLLPKKNSIIESGQILFEDKDLLTISDKEMQKIRGNDIAMIFQDPMTSLNPTMQVGRQIAEPMVKHQGLTKEQATEKAIELMQMVGIKNPKQTHKHYPHQFSGGMRQRVMIAISLACEPKILIADEPTTALDVTIQAQILNLMNNLKKDLETSIIFITHDLGVVAQMADRVAVMYAGQIVEIGTADEIFYNPMHPYTWGLLASMPTLDIHQTDLYNIPGSPPNLLHPPKGDAFASRNEFALAVDFEQEPEMFKVTDTHFAKTWLLHPKAPSVTPPAEVVRRKQKYEQLFGEKKVRIQSGGEVVGSRG, encoded by the coding sequence ATGGATAACACAAATGTGCTGGAAGTAAAGAACTTGGCTATTTCTTTTAAAACGTTTGAAGGTAAAGTCCAAGCTGTTCGAGGGGTGGATTTTGAACTAAAAAAAGGTGAAACGCTAGCAATTGTTGGCGAATCGGGTTCCGGAAAATCGGTATCAACAAAAGCAATCAATCGCTTGCTGCCTAAAAAGAATTCCATTATCGAGAGCGGTCAGATCTTATTCGAAGACAAGGATCTACTGACGATTTCAGATAAAGAAATGCAGAAGATTCGTGGAAATGACATCGCCATGATCTTCCAAGATCCAATGACCTCTTTGAATCCGACAATGCAAGTTGGTAGACAAATTGCTGAACCGATGGTTAAACATCAAGGATTAACGAAAGAACAAGCTACCGAAAAAGCCATCGAATTAATGCAGATGGTCGGTATAAAGAATCCTAAACAAACACATAAACATTATCCTCACCAGTTCTCAGGGGGAATGAGACAACGGGTTATGATTGCGATTTCCTTGGCATGTGAACCGAAGATTCTGATTGCAGATGAACCAACGACAGCATTAGATGTAACGATTCAGGCACAGATTCTGAACCTTATGAACAATTTGAAAAAAGACCTGGAAACCTCCATCATTTTTATCACACATGATTTAGGGGTCGTAGCGCAAATGGCAGACCGTGTAGCGGTTATGTATGCAGGTCAAATCGTTGAAATCGGGACAGCGGATGAAATTTTCTATAATCCAATGCATCCTTATACTTGGGGATTGTTGGCATCTATGCCGACCCTAGATATCCATCAAACGGATCTTTACAATATCCCGGGATCACCACCCAATTTGCTACATCCGCCTAAAGGAGACGCTTTTGCTTCAAGAAATGAATTCGCATTAGCAGTCGATTTTGAGCAAGAGCCTGAGATGTTCAAAGTCACAGATACTCATTTCGCCAAAACTTGGCTATTGCATCCAAAAGCGCCGAGTGTGACGCCGCCTGCGGAAGTGGTCAGGCGTAAGCAGAAATACGAACAATTATTTGGTGAAAAGAAGGTAAGAATTCAGTCAGGAGGTGAGGTCGTTGGTAGCAGAGGTTGA